In Thermococcus sp. JdF3, a genomic segment contains:
- a CDS encoding tRNA-binding protein, producing the protein MWDTSKDYRLLVAEKSVELFLKTVEGAKFKGKWNKKGAIQLAKEMIPEIQAMRYSYVEPKELIETPQMKALKEKASGIIEALGGEDWHHKFISLADKSEREKVEEQVAKVRFFLNTILGLDKRLALGKINDPVIAVDIKVGEVMSVGKHPNADRLLVTNVNIGDRAITVVTNDLSVKEGNRVAVALLPPANFRGIVSEGMFLGAGEGVLKDVKGEVGGLPKGVPLEAFNETRNLVEAFLKG; encoded by the coding sequence ATGTGGGACACGAGCAAGGACTACCGCTTACTGGTGGCGGAGAAATCGGTGGAGCTGTTCCTGAAGACGGTAGAGGGCGCGAAGTTCAAGGGGAAGTGGAACAAGAAGGGAGCGATTCAGCTGGCGAAGGAGATGATTCCCGAGATACAGGCGATGAGGTACAGCTACGTGGAGCCGAAGGAGCTGATTGAGACACCGCAGATGAAGGCACTGAAGGAGAAGGCCAGCGGTATAATCGAGGCCCTCGGTGGAGAGGACTGGCACCACAAGTTCATCAGCCTGGCGGACAAGAGCGAGCGCGAGAAGGTCGAGGAGCAGGTTGCAAAGGTCCGCTTCTTCCTGAACACCATCCTCGGCCTTGACAAGCGCCTCGCCCTCGGGAAGATAAACGACCCGGTCATAGCCGTTGACATAAAGGTCGGCGAGGTTATGAGCGTAGGGAAGCACCCAAACGCAGACAGGCTTCTCGTCACCAACGTGAACATCGGCGACAGAGCCATTACCGTTGTTACGAACGACCTGAGCGTTAAAGAAGGGAACCGCGTGGCCGTCGCTCTGCTCCCGCCGGCCAACTTCCGCGGAATAGTGAGCGAGGGCATGTTCCTGGGAGCGGGAGAGGGAGTTCTCAAGGACGTGAAGGGAGAAGTCGGCGGACTGCCGAAGGGTGTCCCGCTGGAGGCCTTCAACGAGACGAGAAATCTCGTGGAGGCGTTTTTGAAGGGCTGA
- a CDS encoding aldehyde ferredoxin oxidoreductase family protein, with protein MFGYKNRLARVNLTTGKVSYEELPDEVIRKFIGGKGLGYYLIYREVPPGTDPLSEANKFVFAPGGLTGLIPGSSKVIAVSKSPETRLISDSSGGDAFGPKLKGHFDALVIEGKAEEPVYLYVSDGEVEIRDAKHLWGKGNYEVAGKLWKEHPKASIASIGPAGERLSRIANVIYDTERASGRGGLGAVLGSKKVKAVAVEPGEKPGVAEPEEFQRLWREFYDHFVTDPKYEHSRNYGTSDGLRSSASLGMSPAYNFSRPHIPDELASKLAGDEVKKYEVTPEWFVHGKSCPIKCARYVEVEYRGRKIRVKPEYESIAMLGAATGVFNFPAVAYFNWLVNDLGLDSIATGNTLGWLFEMVERGLVGEEEIGFPVKGWGDEEAEERLIRLMAERKGIGAVLADGVKRACERLGRGCEFAVHVKGMESPAWDPRGRRTYALSYATADVGASHLRGWPRPHQLPNQGPAKELVPSLIEARDESYITDMLGTCKFVSYKMEDLARFYSLATGEEWTVEELRKVAQAVESIARIHDALDWVTPPLDDVIPPRWWEPEPDGPAEGNKAFIDHNDFLEARREFYRLRGWHEELGVPLPETMEELGYGEFRGDAERALEVVRKRMEFGRD; from the coding sequence ATGTTCGGATACAAGAACAGGCTAGCGCGCGTGAACCTGACCACTGGGAAGGTCAGCTACGAGGAACTCCCCGATGAGGTCATAAGGAAGTTCATCGGCGGGAAGGGCCTCGGCTACTACCTGATCTACCGCGAGGTTCCCCCGGGGACCGACCCGCTGAGCGAAGCGAACAAGTTCGTCTTCGCCCCCGGCGGATTAACCGGCCTCATTCCGGGTTCGAGCAAGGTCATAGCGGTGAGCAAGAGCCCCGAAACGCGCTTGATAAGCGACTCCAGCGGCGGGGACGCCTTCGGGCCCAAGCTCAAGGGTCACTTTGATGCGCTGGTCATAGAGGGAAAGGCCGAGGAGCCGGTTTACCTCTACGTGAGCGATGGCGAAGTCGAGATCAGGGACGCGAAGCATCTCTGGGGGAAGGGCAACTACGAGGTTGCCGGGAAGCTGTGGAAGGAGCACCCGAAGGCGAGTATAGCCTCGATAGGCCCCGCCGGGGAGAGGCTGAGCAGGATAGCCAACGTCATCTACGACACCGAGAGGGCCAGCGGCAGGGGCGGCCTCGGTGCAGTCCTCGGGAGCAAGAAGGTCAAAGCGGTTGCCGTCGAGCCAGGTGAAAAACCCGGGGTTGCGGAGCCGGAAGAGTTCCAGAGGCTCTGGCGGGAGTTCTACGACCACTTCGTCACCGACCCCAAGTACGAGCACAGCAGGAACTACGGCACGAGCGATGGGTTAAGGAGCTCAGCTTCCCTCGGCATGAGCCCGGCCTACAACTTCTCAAGGCCCCACATACCTGACGAACTGGCGAGCAAACTGGCTGGAGACGAGGTGAAGAAGTACGAGGTAACCCCTGAGTGGTTCGTCCACGGCAAGAGCTGTCCGATAAAGTGCGCCCGCTACGTCGAGGTGGAATACAGGGGGAGAAAAATCCGCGTCAAGCCCGAGTACGAGAGCATAGCGATGCTCGGCGCTGCCACAGGGGTCTTCAACTTTCCAGCCGTTGCGTACTTCAACTGGCTGGTGAACGACCTCGGGCTTGACAGCATAGCTACCGGCAACACCCTCGGATGGCTCTTCGAGATGGTCGAGCGCGGTCTCGTCGGAGAGGAGGAGATAGGCTTCCCCGTTAAAGGCTGGGGCGACGAGGAGGCCGAGGAGAGGCTAATAAGGCTGATGGCCGAAAGGAAAGGCATCGGCGCGGTTCTGGCGGACGGTGTGAAGAGGGCCTGCGAGAGGCTCGGCAGGGGTTGCGAGTTCGCGGTACACGTCAAGGGCATGGAAAGCCCCGCCTGGGACCCGCGCGGAAGGAGAACCTACGCTTTAAGCTACGCCACGGCAGACGTCGGAGCGAGCCACCTCCGCGGCTGGCCGAGGCCCCACCAGCTTCCGAACCAGGGGCCTGCGAAGGAACTGGTGCCCTCGCTCATCGAGGCGAGGGACGAGAGCTACATCACCGACATGCTCGGAACCTGCAAGTTCGTGTCCTACAAGATGGAAGACCTGGCCAGGTTCTACTCCCTCGCGACGGGCGAGGAGTGGACAGTGGAGGAGCTCAGGAAGGTCGCCCAAGCGGTTGAGAGCATCGCGCGGATACACGACGCCCTCGACTGGGTCACGCCGCCGCTCGACGACGTAATTCCGCCGCGCTGGTGGGAGCCGGAGCCGGACGGGCCGGCGGAGGGCAACAAAGCTTTCATTGACCACAACGACTTCCTTGAGGCAAGGAGGGAGTTCTACAGGCTCAGGGGCTGGCACGAGGAGCTTGGCGTCCCCCTGCCCGAGACGATGGAGGAACTCGGCTACGGAGAGTTCAGGGGAGATGCGGAGAGGGCGCTGGAGGTCGTGAGGAAGAGAATGGAGTTCGGGCGGGATTGA
- a CDS encoding aldo/keto reductase, protein MSAFRDLKVIGDDRVTAIGLGTWGIGGYESPDYSRDDESVEVLRHGLELGINLIDTAEFYGAGHSEELVGRAIRGFDREELFIISKVWPSHFGYSEAKRAARASAKRLGTYIDLYLLHWPGDSWRKIEETLHALEELVDEGLIRYIGVSNFDLELLKRSQEAMKRYEIVANEVKYSLRDRWPETSGLLDYMKREKIALIAYTPLEKGFLARNPCLAEIGRRYGKTASQVALNYLIWEENVIAIPKAGRKEHVEENSGVMGWRLSKEDREKARGCV, encoded by the coding sequence TTGAGCGCTTTTAGGGATCTGAAGGTTATCGGCGATGATAGGGTAACGGCCATCGGTCTGGGAACTTGGGGTATAGGCGGCTACGAGAGCCCCGACTACTCCAGAGACGATGAGAGCGTCGAGGTTCTGAGGCACGGCCTTGAGCTGGGGATCAACCTCATCGACACGGCCGAGTTCTACGGGGCAGGCCATTCCGAGGAGCTCGTCGGGAGGGCAATCAGGGGCTTCGACAGGGAGGAGCTTTTCATAATCAGCAAGGTCTGGCCGAGCCACTTCGGTTACAGCGAGGCGAAAAGGGCCGCGAGGGCGAGCGCAAAGCGGCTCGGCACCTACATAGACCTATACCTCCTCCACTGGCCCGGGGATAGCTGGAGGAAGATAGAGGAGACGCTCCACGCGCTGGAGGAGCTGGTCGATGAGGGGCTGATAAGGTACATCGGTGTGAGCAACTTCGACCTTGAGTTACTCAAACGCTCCCAAGAGGCCATGAAGAGGTACGAGATAGTCGCCAACGAGGTGAAGTACTCGCTCAGGGACCGCTGGCCCGAAACGAGCGGCCTGCTCGACTACATGAAGCGGGAGAAGATTGCCCTTATAGCCTACACGCCCCTTGAGAAGGGCTTCCTCGCGAGGAACCCCTGCCTGGCGGAGATAGGGAGGAGGTACGGTAAAACGGCTTCTCAGGTCGCGCTCAACTACCTCATCTGGGAGGAGAACGTTATCGCGATTCCCAAGGCGGGGAGAAAGGAGCACGTAGAGGAAAACTCCGGGGTGATGGGCTGGAGGCTGAGTAAGGAAGACAGGGAGAAAGCGAGGGGGTGTGTCTGA
- a CDS encoding winged helix-turn-helix domain-containing protein → MVQTIEELVKVGEALGNPVRVRILKMLCEKEWYVYELAKELGISRQLLYLHLKKLEKAALVESELRLEPGDPRAKKYYRAKQFRIVIDNELLKKLEEV, encoded by the coding sequence ATGGTACAGACGATCGAGGAGCTCGTGAAGGTGGGCGAAGCCCTCGGCAATCCCGTGAGGGTCAGGATACTCAAGATGCTCTGCGAAAAGGAGTGGTACGTCTACGAGCTGGCCAAGGAACTGGGCATATCAAGGCAGCTCCTCTATCTCCACCTCAAGAAGCTCGAAAAGGCCGCGCTGGTGGAGAGTGAGCTCCGCCTCGAGCCTGGCGACCCGAGGGCGAAGAAATACTACCGCGCGAAGCAGTTCAGGATAGTCATCGACAACGAGCTGTTGAAGAAGCTGGAGGAGGTGTAA
- a CDS encoding DUF2202 domain-containing protein, with protein MKKLGILVAGLLLLAVLGAGCITGDSTMETTTVSPSGGPPEDRGYGGIPGDGYSEVPNVSAMPYQELSQDEIDAILYMREEEKLARDVYLVLYNKTGLPVFQNIAKSEQTHMDMVLSLIEKYNLTDPVEGMGVGEFNSTEMQNLYEELVSKGSANEVEALEVGALIEEIDIKDLEEWLKRTDNEDVKAVFESLMTGSENHLRAFTRLLENRYDVTYSPQVLSQEEYFSIVGR; from the coding sequence GTGAAGAAGCTGGGCATCCTGGTAGCTGGCCTGCTCCTACTCGCGGTATTGGGTGCTGGTTGTATAACGGGGGACTCAACGATGGAAACTACGACGGTCTCCCCCAGCGGAGGACCTCCCGAGGACAGGGGGTACGGTGGAATCCCTGGGGACGGCTACTCGGAAGTTCCCAACGTCTCGGCGATGCCCTATCAAGAGCTGAGCCAAGACGAAATCGACGCCATACTCTACATGCGAGAGGAGGAGAAGCTCGCCAGAGACGTCTACCTCGTGCTGTACAATAAGACTGGACTTCCGGTGTTCCAGAACATAGCGAAGAGCGAACAGACCCACATGGATATGGTGCTCTCGCTCATAGAGAAGTACAACCTCACCGACCCGGTGGAGGGAATGGGCGTCGGGGAGTTCAACAGTACCGAGATGCAGAACCTCTACGAAGAGCTGGTCTCCAAGGGAAGTGCGAACGAGGTTGAGGCCCTCGAGGTCGGCGCGCTGATAGAGGAGATAGACATCAAGGACCTTGAGGAGTGGCTGAAGAGAACCGACAACGAGGACGTAAAGGCGGTCTTCGAGAGCCTCATGACGGGCAGCGAGAACCACCTCAGGGCCTTCACGAGGCTGCTAGAGAACCGGTACGACGTAACCTATTCCCCCCAGGTTCTGAGCCAGGAGGAGTACTTCAGCATAGTGGGCCGCTGA
- a CDS encoding translation initiation factor IF-2 N-terminal domain-containing protein codes for MRASALVRGVIDLLLTVVFVVVLVTGIGLYLAPSGRIADTIGWTFLGMDKDTLTNVHTYFGFVMAGLVSIHLAIGLKSMGVMLKSAFRGSRFKVAAAFVIPLLLLAAGYQAFATYVVEEEEESTDYTYEDYSYEDNTTVYITGTMMKYYTFEQLAQEFNVPVTDLLEQLKERGIEASANDTLAEIEYEYDLDREEFKAMLEEIITELRGEEG; via the coding sequence ATGAGGGCCTCGGCCCTCGTCAGGGGTGTCATCGACCTCCTGCTGACGGTCGTGTTCGTCGTAGTGCTGGTGACCGGAATCGGGCTGTACCTTGCACCCAGCGGCAGAATCGCCGATACCATCGGCTGGACCTTCCTGGGCATGGACAAGGACACACTCACCAACGTCCACACCTACTTCGGCTTCGTCATGGCGGGCCTGGTGTCGATACACCTGGCGATAGGCCTGAAGAGCATGGGGGTGATGCTGAAGTCAGCTTTCAGGGGATCCAGGTTCAAGGTGGCCGCGGCCTTCGTGATTCCACTGCTCCTGCTCGCCGCTGGCTACCAGGCCTTTGCAACGTACGTCGTGGAGGAAGAGGAGGAGAGCACCGACTACACTTACGAGGACTATTCCTACGAGGACAACACCACTGTGTACATAACGGGCACGATGATGAAGTACTACACCTTTGAGCAGCTCGCCCAGGAGTTCAACGTCCCGGTTACTGATCTGCTGGAACAGCTAAAGGAGCGTGGGATAGAAGCTAGCGCCAACGACACCCTAGCCGAAATAGAGTATGAATATGACCTTGATAGGGAGGAGTTCAAGGCGATGCTCGAGGAGATAATAACCGAGCTGAGGGGTGAAGAGGGGTGA
- a CDS encoding DUF2202 domain-containing protein yields MRKKIWGIALLMLAALGFTLGSVAAWHGTPGENPYAGRTTAPMLNSTMETYYSDLSQEEIDGLLYMAEEEKLARDVYLTLYEQWDLPVFGNIARSEQMHMDAVLSLIEKYNLTAPETLDEVGVFQNDDLQALYDQLVEMGSVSQEDALKVGALIEETDIKDLEDWIAQTDNEDIKQVYENLMAGSENHLRAFAGQLEVMGVDYTAQVLPVEQVDEILASAPDHDSGMKGAAAGMMGARHGDAGTQGGIIDGIANMFRHAWGWMKGFAHRVGMPL; encoded by the coding sequence ATGAGGAAAAAGATTTGGGGTATCGCCCTGTTGATGTTGGCTGCCCTGGGGTTCACCCTTGGGAGCGTGGCAGCGTGGCACGGGACTCCAGGAGAGAACCCGTACGCCGGTCGGACAACCGCACCCATGCTTAACAGTACTATGGAGACGTACTACTCCGACCTCAGCCAGGAGGAGATAGATGGCCTGCTGTACATGGCCGAGGAGGAGAAGCTCGCACGTGACGTTTACCTGACGCTCTACGAGCAGTGGGACCTTCCGGTGTTCGGCAACATAGCGAGGAGCGAGCAGATGCACATGGACGCGGTTCTTTCACTGATAGAGAAATACAACCTGACCGCTCCAGAGACTCTCGACGAGGTGGGTGTCTTCCAGAACGACGACCTTCAGGCCCTCTACGACCAGCTGGTTGAGATGGGAAGCGTAAGCCAGGAGGACGCACTTAAGGTCGGCGCACTGATAGAGGAGACCGACATAAAGGACCTCGAGGACTGGATAGCCCAGACCGACAACGAGGACATCAAGCAGGTTTACGAGAACCTCATGGCGGGCAGCGAGAACCACCTCAGGGCCTTCGCCGGCCAGCTTGAGGTTATGGGTGTAGACTACACCGCGCAGGTATTGCCCGTGGAGCAGGTGGACGAGATACTCGCCTCCGCCCCCGACCATGACAGTGGAATGAAAGGCGCTGCCGCGGGCATGATGGGCGCCCGCCACGGCGACGCGGGAACCCAGGGCGGTATCATCGATGGAATCGCCAACATGTTCAGGCACGCCTGGGGCTGGATGAAGGGCTTTGCCCACAGGGTTGGAATGCCTCTCTGA
- a CDS encoding 2,3-bisphosphoglycerate-independent phosphoglycerate mutase, with protein MKQRKGLLIILDGLGDRPIEEFGGKTPLEYADTPNMDRLARMGILGQQDPIKPGQPAGSDTAHLSIFGYDPYKVYRGRGYLEAMGVGLDLSEDDLAFRVNFATIEDGIITDRRAGRISTEEAHELAKAIQENVKLPVDFIFVGATGHRAVLVLKGMAAGYRVGENDPHEAGKPPHRFTWEDGESRKVAEILEEFARKAHEVLDKHPINERRRREGKPVANYLLIRGAGTYPGIPMKFTEQWKVRAGAVIAVSLVKGVARAIGFDVYTPDGATGEYNTDEMAKAGKVVELLRDYDFVFLHFKPTDAAGHDNNPKLKAEMIEKADRMIGYIIDRINLEDVVIAITGDHSTPCEVMNHSGDPVPLLIAGGGVRADHTESFGERECMRGGLGRIKGHDIVHIMMDLMNRSEKFGA; from the coding sequence ATGAAGCAGAGAAAGGGACTTCTTATAATCCTCGATGGTCTCGGAGACAGGCCGATAGAGGAGTTCGGGGGAAAGACCCCACTGGAGTACGCTGACACTCCGAACATGGACAGGCTCGCTAGGATGGGAATCCTCGGCCAGCAGGACCCCATAAAGCCCGGACAGCCGGCCGGCAGCGATACCGCCCACCTGAGCATCTTCGGCTACGACCCGTACAAGGTTTACCGCGGCAGGGGCTACCTTGAGGCCATGGGGGTTGGCCTCGACCTCAGCGAGGACGACCTGGCCTTCCGCGTGAACTTTGCCACCATAGAGGACGGAATCATCACCGACAGGCGCGCGGGCAGGATAAGCACCGAGGAGGCCCACGAGCTTGCGAAGGCTATTCAGGAGAACGTTAAGCTCCCCGTGGACTTCATATTCGTCGGTGCGACTGGCCACAGGGCCGTTCTGGTTCTCAAGGGCATGGCCGCGGGCTACCGCGTCGGGGAGAACGACCCCCACGAGGCAGGCAAGCCGCCCCACAGGTTCACCTGGGAGGATGGGGAGAGCAGGAAGGTCGCGGAAATCCTTGAAGAGTTTGCCAGAAAGGCCCACGAGGTTCTGGACAAACACCCGATAAACGAGAGGCGCAGGAGGGAGGGGAAGCCCGTCGCCAACTACCTGCTCATCCGCGGCGCGGGAACCTATCCGGGCATCCCGATGAAGTTCACCGAGCAGTGGAAGGTCAGGGCCGGGGCAGTCATAGCGGTCTCCCTCGTCAAGGGTGTGGCAAGGGCGATAGGCTTTGACGTCTACACACCGGACGGAGCTACCGGCGAGTACAACACAGATGAGATGGCCAAGGCCGGGAAGGTCGTCGAACTCCTGAGGGACTACGACTTCGTGTTCCTCCACTTCAAGCCGACCGACGCGGCCGGCCACGACAACAACCCCAAGCTCAAGGCCGAGATGATTGAGAAGGCCGACAGGATGATAGGTTACATCATCGACCGCATCAACCTCGAGGACGTCGTGATAGCGATAACCGGCGACCACAGCACTCCATGCGAGGTCATGAACCACAGCGGCGACCCGGTTCCGCTCCTCATAGCCGGCGGTGGCGTCAGGGCCGACCACACCGAGAGCTTCGGCGAGCGCGAGTGCATGCGCGGCGGCCTCGGCAGGATAAAGGGCCACGATATCGTGCACATAATGATGGACCTCATGAACCGGAGCGAGAAGTTCGGGGCCTGA
- a CDS encoding HIT domain-containing protein codes for MKTLWAPWRIEYIRSPKHDGCIFCDFPKENRDRERLILHRGKHCFVIMNNYPYNPGHVMIAPYRHVGKWEDLTEEELLEIMKLSQLMIKALKKTMNPQGFNMGVNLGRVAGAGIDDHVHLHIVPRWNGDTNFMPAIADTKVIPESLEEAYDELKKAIDEIAGETGP; via the coding sequence ATGAAAACCCTTTGGGCACCATGGAGGATCGAGTACATACGCTCACCCAAACACGATGGCTGCATTTTCTGCGACTTCCCGAAGGAGAACCGCGATAGGGAGAGACTTATCCTCCACCGCGGGAAGCACTGCTTTGTAATCATGAACAACTACCCCTACAACCCCGGTCACGTCATGATAGCCCCCTACAGGCACGTTGGGAAGTGGGAAGACCTGACCGAGGAAGAGCTTCTTGAAATAATGAAGCTCTCCCAGCTCATGATAAAGGCCCTGAAGAAGACCATGAATCCACAGGGCTTCAATATGGGTGTGAACCTCGGCCGCGTTGCGGGGGCGGGCATAGACGACCACGTGCACCTTCACATAGTGCCGAGGTGGAACGGGGACACGAACTTCATGCCGGCTATAGCCGACACCAAGGTCATTCCGGAGTCGCTTGAGGAAGCCTACGACGAGCTGAAGAAGGCAATAGATGAAATAGCAGGAGAGACCGGGCCTTAG
- a CDS encoding Na+/H+ antiporter NhaC family protein → MSDFGVLALLPPLVAIGLAILTKRVLFALFFGVWVGGLLVAGGNPVGATTETLKWIVFNIASAWEENGQIVTDLWNTRILLFDALIGAGVALIYKAGGMNAIAKAVTRKVKTSRAASLMAAIFGTIIFFDDYTNTIIVGNTMRPITDRARVSREFLAYADDSTAAPVAVLAVVSTWIGYELGLLKDAIASVGADISAYSAWFASWPYRFYPILAIILVYLVAATHRHYGPMLHAEQRARTEGKVLRDGAQPMMTTEVDVGMPIEGRESVWVFILPVAALVFMTFLGLWVTGGGSAAYAKGGFQEVLSNADSTWALVWGSFSMVIVAMALILAMKIMTFEDVEHTLVAGMKQMHFAMMILILAWSIKSACDAVGTADYIVSVASNVLSPGLVPFVVFVVAAFISFTTGTSWGTFAIMMPIAVPLSYGLSGSFGPVVYASIASVFAGGVFGDHCSPISDTTIMSSMFSGCDHIDHVNTQIPYALTAGFVGAVVLLLFAAGLRNGWLLLAIAVPLLVVLHRFLSEWYGKKAGIPHGKVHLYAVED, encoded by the coding sequence ATGAGTGACTTCGGGGTTCTGGCCCTGCTACCTCCGCTGGTGGCCATTGGCCTTGCCATCCTAACGAAGAGGGTTCTGTTCGCTTTGTTTTTTGGTGTATGGGTGGGCGGACTGCTGGTGGCCGGGGGAAACCCCGTGGGGGCCACGACTGAAACCCTAAAGTGGATAGTCTTCAACATAGCGTCCGCCTGGGAGGAGAACGGGCAGATCGTTACCGACCTCTGGAACACGAGGATCCTCCTCTTCGACGCACTCATAGGTGCAGGGGTAGCGCTGATATACAAGGCCGGCGGCATGAACGCCATAGCGAAGGCGGTGACGCGGAAGGTTAAAACGAGCCGTGCAGCCTCGCTGATGGCGGCTATCTTCGGAACGATAATATTCTTCGACGACTACACCAACACCATCATCGTCGGCAACACAATGAGGCCCATCACGGACAGGGCGAGGGTTTCGAGGGAGTTCTTGGCCTACGCGGACGATTCAACCGCCGCTCCGGTGGCGGTTCTGGCGGTCGTCTCCACCTGGATAGGCTACGAGCTCGGCCTCTTGAAGGACGCGATAGCGAGCGTCGGTGCGGATATAAGCGCCTACTCAGCGTGGTTTGCCAGTTGGCCCTACAGGTTCTACCCGATTCTGGCAATCATCCTGGTTTATCTCGTTGCCGCCACCCACAGGCACTACGGCCCGATGCTTCACGCTGAGCAGCGTGCCAGGACCGAGGGCAAGGTCCTCCGCGATGGGGCGCAGCCGATGATGACGACGGAGGTGGACGTGGGGATGCCCATAGAGGGCAGAGAAAGCGTCTGGGTGTTTATACTACCTGTTGCGGCCCTTGTCTTCATGACGTTCCTCGGCCTGTGGGTTACCGGCGGAGGCAGCGCCGCTTACGCCAAGGGTGGCTTTCAAGAGGTTCTCTCCAACGCGGACTCAACGTGGGCCCTCGTCTGGGGTTCGTTCTCCATGGTCATCGTCGCTATGGCCCTCATCCTGGCCATGAAGATAATGACCTTCGAGGATGTCGAGCACACCCTTGTTGCCGGAATGAAGCAGATGCACTTCGCCATGATGATACTCATCCTCGCGTGGAGCATCAAGAGCGCCTGTGACGCGGTTGGCACCGCCGACTACATAGTTAGCGTCGCATCGAACGTCCTTTCGCCGGGGCTGGTGCCCTTTGTGGTTTTCGTGGTGGCGGCGTTCATCTCCTTCACGACAGGAACGAGCTGGGGGACCTTCGCGATAATGATGCCGATAGCGGTTCCCCTCTCCTACGGGCTCAGCGGGAGCTTTGGACCGGTCGTCTACGCCAGCATCGCCTCGGTCTTTGCCGGCGGCGTTTTCGGGGACCACTGTTCACCAATCAGTGACACAACCATCATGAGCTCCATGTTCTCAGGCTGCGACCACATCGACCACGTGAACACCCAGATACCTTACGCCCTCACCGCGGGCTTCGTCGGCGCCGTTGTGCTCCTGCTCTTTGCCGCGGGGCTGAGGAACGGCTGGCTGCTGCTCGCCATTGCGGTACCGCTCCTCGTTGTGCTCCATCGCTTCCTCAGTGAATGGTACGGCAAAAAAGCTGGAATTCCGCACGGAAAGGTCCATCTCTACGCTGTTGAGGACTGA
- the thyX gene encoding FAD-dependent thymidylate synthase, producing the protein MGDGIRVTLVNYTKKPLETVTWAALISYWGEWETEAFERMGEGDVRMHLPRVLGYGHESILEHAVLTFAIEGCSRTCSHQLVRHRLASYTQQSQRYIKLNPNDVEETFVIPESVKKRPELYEKWRELMKRTIELYEESYKSGVHQEDARFILPQAVRTKMVMTMNLRELKHFFGLRACERAQWEIREVAWKMLEEIAKNDDLRPVIKWAKLGPRCVQLGYCPEGELMPPGCWKRTREKWAKIAKI; encoded by the coding sequence ATGGGGGATGGGATCAGGGTTACCCTTGTCAATTATACGAAAAAACCTCTCGAAACCGTCACTTGGGCGGCGCTCATAAGCTACTGGGGTGAATGGGAGACGGAAGCGTTCGAGCGCATGGGCGAAGGGGACGTTAGGATGCATCTGCCCCGGGTTTTGGGGTATGGTCACGAGTCAATACTGGAGCACGCGGTTCTCACCTTCGCGATCGAGGGATGTTCTCGGACGTGTTCACACCAACTTGTGAGACATAGACTTGCAAGTTATACCCAACAGTCACAGCGCTATATAAAATTGAACCCCAACGACGTCGAAGAGACCTTCGTAATTCCAGAGAGCGTGAAAAAAAGGCCGGAACTTTATGAGAAGTGGCGGGAGCTTATGAAGAGGACCATAGAGCTCTACGAGGAGAGCTATAAGTCAGGTGTCCATCAGGAGGACGCGCGCTTTATCCTCCCCCAGGCGGTTAGGACAAAGATGGTGATGACCATGAACCTCCGCGAGCTCAAGCACTTCTTCGGCCTGAGGGCGTGCGAAAGGGCCCAGTGGGAGATAAGGGAAGTCGCCTGGAAGATGCTGGAGGAGATTGCAAAGAACGATGACCTCAGGCCCGTGATAAAGTGGGCGAAGCTCGGGCCCAGGTGCGTCCAGCTCGGCTACTGCCCCGAGGGCGAGCTCATGCCGCCGGGCTGCTGGAAGAGGACAAGGGAAAAGTGGGCAAAGATTGCCAAAATATGA